The following coding sequences are from one Gossypium hirsutum isolate 1008001.06 chromosome A12, Gossypium_hirsutum_v2.1, whole genome shotgun sequence window:
- the LOC107939888 gene encoding light-harvesting complex-like protein 3 isotype 2, chloroplastic, whose protein sequence is MATFSPPPLPTSFSVRPHLTHNSSLSLPFKRPFLLLSTIPKSLPDNGAGVSASVAAVEDPASNQIENAVEVSAGSNGAAMATSAANAEVLSKFDDPRWIGGTWDLQQFAKDGTTDWDAVIDAEVRRRKWLQDNPETTSNEDPVVFDTSIIPWWAWMKRFHLPEAELLNGRAAMIGFFMAYLVDSLTGVGLVDQMGNFFSKTLLFVAVVGVLLIRKNEDLDNIKKLIEETTFYDKQWQATWQDDNNGSNSN, encoded by the exons ATGGCTAcgttttctcctcctcctctacCTACATCTTTCTCTGTCAGACCACACTTAACCCACAATTCAAGTCTTTCTCTCCCTTTCAAGAGACCCTTTCTTCTACTATCCACTATTCCCAAGTCTTTACCAGACAATGGAGCTGGGGTTTCCGCTTCTGTTGCTGCTGTCGAAGACCCAGCATCCAACCAGATTGAAAACGCCGTGGAAGTCTCTGCTGGGTCTAACGGAGCGGCTATGGCCACATCGGCTGCAAATGCTGAGGTTTTGAGCAAGTTTGATGACCCTAGGTGGATTGGAGGCACTTGGGACTTGCAACAGTTTGCAAAAGATGGAACCACTGACTGGGATGCTGTTATTGATGCTG AGGTCAGGAGAAGAAAATGGCTCCAGGATAATCCAGAAACCACCAGTAATGAAGACCCTGTAGTGTTTGATACATCCATCATTCCTTGGTGGGCATGGATGAAGAGATTCCATCTACCTGAAGCTGAATTGCTCAATG GTCGGGCAGCAATGATAGGGTTCTTCATGGCTTACCTTGTTGATAGCTTGACTGGAGTAGGTCTGGTTGACCAAATGGGCAACTTCTTTTCCAAAACTCTGTTGTTTGTAGCAGTTGTGGGAGTGCTTTTAATCAGGAAGAATGAGGATTTAGATAACATCAAGAAACTGATTGAAGAGACGACCTTTTATGACAAGCAATGGCAAGCGACATGGCAGGATGACAACAATGGTTCCAATAGTAACTAG
- the LOC107939884 gene encoding ATP-dependent Clp protease proteolytic subunit-related protein 4, chloroplastic isoform X1, protein MEVATAAASSFALHARMLSPPTSARIANPTRTLTSPPSTSLRVSLSTNFLSPFPTVGSVSGDFSGLKLRPDSLYPASLCRSKPKRGVVTMVIPFSRGSAWEQPPPDLASYLYKNRIVYLGMSLVPSVTELILAEFLYLQYEDEQKPIYLYINSTGTTKGGEKLGYETEAFAIYDVMGYVKPPIFTLCVGNAWGEAALLLAAGATGNRSALPSSTIMIRQPIARFQGQATDVDLARKEVKNVKTELVKLYAKHMGKSTEQIEEDIRRPKYFSPSEAVEYGIIDKVLYNERSSEDSGVVSDLKKAQLI, encoded by the exons ATGGAGGTCGCAACCGCAGCCGCATCAAGCTTTGCGCTCCACGCGCGCATGTTATCACCGCCAACCTCCGCACGAATCGCAAACCCTACCCGAACCCTAACGTCTCCTCCATCGACTTCTCTCCGAGTTTCTCTCTCCACTAACTTCCTCTCTCCCTTTCCCACCGTTGGCAGCGTCTCCGGAGATTTCTCCGGGTTGAAGCTACGACCCGACTCTCTCTACCCGGCTTCTCTCTGCCGGTCCAAGCCCAAACGAGGAGTTGTCACCATG GTTATTCCGTTTTCGAGGGGAAGTGCATGGGAGCAACCTCCACCAGACTTAGCATCGTATTTGTACAAGAATCGGATAGTTTACTTGGGAATGTCGCTTGTTCCTTCTGTTACAGAGTTGATACTGGCTGAATTTCTTTATCTTCAATATGAAGATGAGCAGAAGCCTATTTACTTGTACATAAACTCCACTGGAACAACCAAG GGTGGCGAGAAGTTGGGTTATGAGACTGAAGCTTTTGCAATCTATGATGTTATGGG GTATGTTAAGCCTCCTATTTTTACTCTCTGTGTTGGAAATGCTTGGGGAGAAGCTGCATTGCTTTTAGCCGCTGGTGCAACAGGAAATCGTTCTGCTCTTCCTTCGTCGACAATAATGATTAGGCAG CCAATTGCTAGATTTCAAGGTCAAGCAACAGATGTTGACCTTGCAAGAAAGGAAGTAAAGAATGTGAAAACAGAGTTG GTTAAACTCTATGCCAAACATATGGGAAAATCAACTGAGCAGATTGAAGAAGATATAAGGCGCCCAAAATATTTTAGCCCTAGTGAAGCAGTTGAATATGGCATCATAGATAAG GTATTGTACAATGAAAGGAGCAGTGAAGACAGTGGTGTTGTTTCTGACCTTAAAAAGGCTCAACTTATCTGA
- the LOC107939898 gene encoding ankyrin repeat-containing protein BDA1 isoform X3 — protein MEIANLKPSLAWKLNHVGLSPMHLALQHKCTKMVRGLITINSQLIRVKAKGMITPLHYLAQTEDPDLLAELLCACPSSIEDTTIHCETAAHVAIRNCSIRCFKVLLGWLRRVNKEDILNWKDEDGNTALHIAISTNQTEVVKLLVKHANVNVKNFNDLTAMDIFHLQGSLQSTEIGEILHKAKAKKASDLTSNMTLGDYLSKELTLIDKRDKYFGINIQNNPNDIRTVILVVAILIATATYQAGLSPPAGYWQDDYKPPANNGTTNNTHNSSLGDGQRQRRAGQMIMSPADLFYFLAVNGSAFYLSVWTILVIIIGLPFSRAVYTSTWLLLQAYYSSMTGTFPTQGSMALTVGRFLYITFTVISTCAAYMIPWRAFCKHQKLKRRVDTMRGSRVLTHPEN, from the exons ATGGAAATTGCAAACTTGAAACCCTCACTTGCTTGGAAGCTAAATCACGTGGGACTCAGTCCTATGCATCTTGCTTTGCAGCACAAATGCACCAAAATGGTGAGAGGGCTAATCACAATCAACAGTCAGCTTATCCGAGTGAAAGCAAAGGGGATGATTACACCTTTACACTATCTGGCGCAGACAGAGGATCCTGATCTACTAGCTGAACTTTTATGTGCTTGTCCGTCATCTATTGAAGACACCACAATTCACTGTGAGACTGCTGCCCATGTTGCTATTAGAAACTGCTCAATCAGATGTTTCAAAGTCCTTCTGGGATGGCTTCGACGAGTCAACAAAGAAGACATTCTGAACTGGAAAGATGAGGATGGTAACACTGCACTGCATATTGCCATATCTACTAATCAGACAGAg GTGGTGAAGTTGTTGGTTAAGCATGCGAATGTGAATGTCAAGAACTTCAATGATTTGACAGCTATGGACATATTTCACCTTCAAGGATCATTACAGAGCACTGAAATTGGTGAGATTCTACATAAAGCTAAAGCAAAAAAAGCATCTGATCTTACCTCAAATATGACTCTTGGAGATTACTTGAGCAAGGAACTTACTCTGATTGATAAACGAGACAAATATTTTGGAATCAACATCCAAAATAATCCCAATGACATCCGAACTGTAATCCTTGTGGTGGCTATACTGATTGCAACAGCCACCTACCAGGCGGGGCTTAGTCCTCCTGCTGGGTATTGGCAAGATGATTATAAACCTCCAGCAAACAATGGCACCACTAACAACACCCACAATAGCAGCCTTGGGGATGGGCAAAGGCAACGCCGGGCAGGACAAATGATAATGAGCCCTGCTGATCTTTTCTATTTCTTAGCTGTTAATGGTTCAGCATTTTATCTGTCAGTTTGGACGATTCTGGTTATTATAATCGGCCTCCCATTTTCGAGAGCTGTCTATACATCAACATGGTTGCTTCTTCAGGCTTATTATTCTTCCATGACAGGGACCTTTCCAACACAGGGAAGTATGGCTTTAACTGTTGGGAGGTTTTTATACATAACCTTCACTGTCATATCCACCTGTGCGGCATACATGATTCCTTGGAGAGCATTTTGTAAACACCAAAAGCTTAAACGTCGGGTGGATACAATGCGAGGAAGCAGGGTACTTACCCATCCCGAAAATTAA
- the LOC107939887 gene encoding glutamate dehydrogenase 2, with protein MKGGIRYHPEVDPDEVNALAQLITWKTAVANLPYGGAKGGIGCNPRELTVSELERVTRVFTQKIHDLIGIHRDVPAPDMGTNSQTMAWILDEYSKFHGYSPAVVTGKPIELGGSLGREAATGLGVVFATEFLLDEYGMSIANMKFAIQGFGNVGSWAASFIHQKGGKVVAVSDITGAVKNPNGIDIPALLKHKEKAYSLKDFEGGDAMNLNDVLVHECDVLIPCALGGVLNKENAADVKAKFIIEAANHPTDPEADEILSRKGVIILPDIYANSGGVTVSYFEWVQNIQGFMWEEEKVNYELKRYMKRAFSDIKAMCHTHNCNLRMGAFALGVNKVARATVLRGWEA; from the exons ATGAAAGGCGGAATTCGTTACCACCCTGAG GTTGATCCTGATGAGGTGAACGCACTTGCTCAGTTAATAACTTGGAAGACAGCTGTAGCAAATCTTCCATATGGTGGAGCGAAGGGTGGAATTGGTTGTAATCCTAGAGAGTTAACTGTAAGCGAACTAGAACGAGTTACGCGCGTTTTCACCCAGAAGATCCATGATCTTATTGGAATTCATAGAGATGTTCCTGCACCTGACATGGGAACTAATTCACAG ACAATGGCATGGATTCTTGatgaatattcaaaatttcatggTTATTCACCTGCTGTTGTTACTGGAAAACCGATT GAGCTTGGGGGTTCACTAGGAAGAGAAGCTGCAACTGGACTGGGAGTTGTTTTTGCAACTGAGTTTCTTCTTGATGAATATGGAATGTCTATTGCTAATATGAAGTTTGCTATCCAG GGATTTGGTAATGTGGGATCTTGGGCAGcatcatttattcatcaaaaagGTGGGAAGGTTGTTGCAGTTAGTGACATAACTGGTGCAGTAAAAAACCCAAACGGAATCGATATCCCAGCTTTACTGAAACACAAAGAGAAAGCTTATAGTTTGAAGGATTTTGAAGGCGGAGATGCCATGAATCTAAATGACGTGCTTGTTCATGAATGTGATGTTCTGATTCCCTGTGCATTAGGTGGAGTTCTTAACAA GGAAAATGCTGCTGATGTTAAGGCAAAGTTCATCATAGAAGCTGCAAATCATCCTACTGATCCAGAAGCAGATGAA ATTTTATCCAGGAAAGGAGTGATTATACTCCCAGACATATATGCAAATTCTGGTGGTGTGACTGTAAGTTACTTTGAATGGGTTCAG AACATTCAAGGATTTATGTGGGAAGAAGAAAAGGTCAACTATGAGCTTAAGAGGTACATGAAGAGAGCTTTCAGTGACATCAAAGCAATGTGCCATACTCATAACTGCAACCTTAGAATGGGAGCCTTCGCCCTAGGAGTCAACAAGGTCGCTCGTGCTACGGTTTTGAGGGGTTGGGAAGCATGA
- the LOC107939898 gene encoding ankyrin repeat-containing protein BDA1 isoform X1 translates to MPEILPHALPILFIRRYCRMDEQLRMAAENGDVDALYIKLAQDPYLLDRIDHIPIVDTPLHVAAIAGKHHFAMEIANLKPSLAWKLNHVGLSPMHLALQHKCTKMVRGLITINSQLIRVKAKGMITPLHYLAQTEDPDLLAELLCACPSSIEDTTIHCETAAHVAIRNCSIRCFKVLLGWLRRVNKEDILNWKDEDGNTALHIAISTNQTEVVKLLVKHANVNVKNFNDLTAMDIFHLQGSLQSTEIGEILHKAKAKKASDLTSNMTLGDYLSKELTLIDKRDKYFGINIQNNPNDIRTVILVVAILIATATYQAGLSPPAGYWQDDYKPPANNGTTNNTHNSSLGDGQRQRRAGQMIMSPADLFYFLAVNGSAFYLSVWTILVIIIGLPFSRAVYTSTWLLLQAYYSSMTGTFPTQGSMALTVGRFLYITFTVISTCAAYMIPWRAFCKHQKLKRRVDTMRGSRVLTHPEN, encoded by the exons ATGCCTGAGATATTGCCACATGCACTGCCAATTCTTTTTATAAGAAG ATACTGCAGAATGGATGAGCAGTTGCGGATGGCGGCTGAAAATGGAGACGTTGATGCATTGTATATAAAACTCGCCCAGGACCCATATCTTCTAGACCGTATTGATCACATACCGATTGTTGATACCCCGTTGCACGTTGCTGCTATTGCAGGAAAGCATCATTTTGCCATGGAAATTGCAAACTTGAAACCCTCACTTGCTTGGAAGCTAAATCACGTGGGACTCAGTCCTATGCATCTTGCTTTGCAGCACAAATGCACCAAAATGGTGAGAGGGCTAATCACAATCAACAGTCAGCTTATCCGAGTGAAAGCAAAGGGGATGATTACACCTTTACACTATCTGGCGCAGACAGAGGATCCTGATCTACTAGCTGAACTTTTATGTGCTTGTCCGTCATCTATTGAAGACACCACAATTCACTGTGAGACTGCTGCCCATGTTGCTATTAGAAACTGCTCAATCAGATGTTTCAAAGTCCTTCTGGGATGGCTTCGACGAGTCAACAAAGAAGACATTCTGAACTGGAAAGATGAGGATGGTAACACTGCACTGCATATTGCCATATCTACTAATCAGACAGAg GTGGTGAAGTTGTTGGTTAAGCATGCGAATGTGAATGTCAAGAACTTCAATGATTTGACAGCTATGGACATATTTCACCTTCAAGGATCATTACAGAGCACTGAAATTGGTGAGATTCTACATAAAGCTAAAGCAAAAAAAGCATCTGATCTTACCTCAAATATGACTCTTGGAGATTACTTGAGCAAGGAACTTACTCTGATTGATAAACGAGACAAATATTTTGGAATCAACATCCAAAATAATCCCAATGACATCCGAACTGTAATCCTTGTGGTGGCTATACTGATTGCAACAGCCACCTACCAGGCGGGGCTTAGTCCTCCTGCTGGGTATTGGCAAGATGATTATAAACCTCCAGCAAACAATGGCACCACTAACAACACCCACAATAGCAGCCTTGGGGATGGGCAAAGGCAACGCCGGGCAGGACAAATGATAATGAGCCCTGCTGATCTTTTCTATTTCTTAGCTGTTAATGGTTCAGCATTTTATCTGTCAGTTTGGACGATTCTGGTTATTATAATCGGCCTCCCATTTTCGAGAGCTGTCTATACATCAACATGGTTGCTTCTTCAGGCTTATTATTCTTCCATGACAGGGACCTTTCCAACACAGGGAAGTATGGCTTTAACTGTTGGGAGGTTTTTATACATAACCTTCACTGTCATATCCACCTGTGCGGCATACATGATTCCTTGGAGAGCATTTTGTAAACACCAAAAGCTTAAACGTCGGGTGGATACAATGCGAGGAAGCAGGGTACTTACCCATCCCGAAAATTAA
- the LOC107939898 gene encoding ankyrin repeat-containing protein BDA1 isoform X2 produces the protein MDEQLRMAAENGDVDALYIKLAQDPYLLDRIDHIPIVDTPLHVAAIAGKHHFAMEIANLKPSLAWKLNHVGLSPMHLALQHKCTKMVRGLITINSQLIRVKAKGMITPLHYLAQTEDPDLLAELLCACPSSIEDTTIHCETAAHVAIRNCSIRCFKVLLGWLRRVNKEDILNWKDEDGNTALHIAISTNQTEVVKLLVKHANVNVKNFNDLTAMDIFHLQGSLQSTEIGEILHKAKAKKASDLTSNMTLGDYLSKELTLIDKRDKYFGINIQNNPNDIRTVILVVAILIATATYQAGLSPPAGYWQDDYKPPANNGTTNNTHNSSLGDGQRQRRAGQMIMSPADLFYFLAVNGSAFYLSVWTILVIIIGLPFSRAVYTSTWLLLQAYYSSMTGTFPTQGSMALTVGRFLYITFTVISTCAAYMIPWRAFCKHQKLKRRVDTMRGSRVLTHPEN, from the exons ATGGATGAGCAGTTGCGGATGGCGGCTGAAAATGGAGACGTTGATGCATTGTATATAAAACTCGCCCAGGACCCATATCTTCTAGACCGTATTGATCACATACCGATTGTTGATACCCCGTTGCACGTTGCTGCTATTGCAGGAAAGCATCATTTTGCCATGGAAATTGCAAACTTGAAACCCTCACTTGCTTGGAAGCTAAATCACGTGGGACTCAGTCCTATGCATCTTGCTTTGCAGCACAAATGCACCAAAATGGTGAGAGGGCTAATCACAATCAACAGTCAGCTTATCCGAGTGAAAGCAAAGGGGATGATTACACCTTTACACTATCTGGCGCAGACAGAGGATCCTGATCTACTAGCTGAACTTTTATGTGCTTGTCCGTCATCTATTGAAGACACCACAATTCACTGTGAGACTGCTGCCCATGTTGCTATTAGAAACTGCTCAATCAGATGTTTCAAAGTCCTTCTGGGATGGCTTCGACGAGTCAACAAAGAAGACATTCTGAACTGGAAAGATGAGGATGGTAACACTGCACTGCATATTGCCATATCTACTAATCAGACAGAg GTGGTGAAGTTGTTGGTTAAGCATGCGAATGTGAATGTCAAGAACTTCAATGATTTGACAGCTATGGACATATTTCACCTTCAAGGATCATTACAGAGCACTGAAATTGGTGAGATTCTACATAAAGCTAAAGCAAAAAAAGCATCTGATCTTACCTCAAATATGACTCTTGGAGATTACTTGAGCAAGGAACTTACTCTGATTGATAAACGAGACAAATATTTTGGAATCAACATCCAAAATAATCCCAATGACATCCGAACTGTAATCCTTGTGGTGGCTATACTGATTGCAACAGCCACCTACCAGGCGGGGCTTAGTCCTCCTGCTGGGTATTGGCAAGATGATTATAAACCTCCAGCAAACAATGGCACCACTAACAACACCCACAATAGCAGCCTTGGGGATGGGCAAAGGCAACGCCGGGCAGGACAAATGATAATGAGCCCTGCTGATCTTTTCTATTTCTTAGCTGTTAATGGTTCAGCATTTTATCTGTCAGTTTGGACGATTCTGGTTATTATAATCGGCCTCCCATTTTCGAGAGCTGTCTATACATCAACATGGTTGCTTCTTCAGGCTTATTATTCTTCCATGACAGGGACCTTTCCAACACAGGGAAGTATGGCTTTAACTGTTGGGAGGTTTTTATACATAACCTTCACTGTCATATCCACCTGTGCGGCATACATGATTCCTTGGAGAGCATTTTGTAAACACCAAAAGCTTAAACGTCGGGTGGATACAATGCGAGGAAGCAGGGTACTTACCCATCCCGAAAATTAA
- the LOC107939884 gene encoding ATP-dependent Clp protease proteolytic subunit-related protein 4, chloroplastic isoform X2: protein MEVATAAASSFALHARMLSPPTSARIANPTRTLTSPPSTSLRVSLSTNFLSPFPTVGSVSGDFSGLKLRPDSLYPASLCRSKPKRGVVTMVIPFSRGSAWEQPPPDLASYLYKNRIVYLGMSLVPSVTELILAEFLYLQYEDEQKPIYLYINSTGTTKGGEKLGYETEAFAIYDVMGYVKPPIFTLCVGNAWGEAALLLAAGATGNRSALPSSTIMIRQPIARFQGQATDVDLARKEVKNVKTELVLYNERSSEDSGVVSDLKKAQLI, encoded by the exons ATGGAGGTCGCAACCGCAGCCGCATCAAGCTTTGCGCTCCACGCGCGCATGTTATCACCGCCAACCTCCGCACGAATCGCAAACCCTACCCGAACCCTAACGTCTCCTCCATCGACTTCTCTCCGAGTTTCTCTCTCCACTAACTTCCTCTCTCCCTTTCCCACCGTTGGCAGCGTCTCCGGAGATTTCTCCGGGTTGAAGCTACGACCCGACTCTCTCTACCCGGCTTCTCTCTGCCGGTCCAAGCCCAAACGAGGAGTTGTCACCATG GTTATTCCGTTTTCGAGGGGAAGTGCATGGGAGCAACCTCCACCAGACTTAGCATCGTATTTGTACAAGAATCGGATAGTTTACTTGGGAATGTCGCTTGTTCCTTCTGTTACAGAGTTGATACTGGCTGAATTTCTTTATCTTCAATATGAAGATGAGCAGAAGCCTATTTACTTGTACATAAACTCCACTGGAACAACCAAG GGTGGCGAGAAGTTGGGTTATGAGACTGAAGCTTTTGCAATCTATGATGTTATGGG GTATGTTAAGCCTCCTATTTTTACTCTCTGTGTTGGAAATGCTTGGGGAGAAGCTGCATTGCTTTTAGCCGCTGGTGCAACAGGAAATCGTTCTGCTCTTCCTTCGTCGACAATAATGATTAGGCAG CCAATTGCTAGATTTCAAGGTCAAGCAACAGATGTTGACCTTGCAAGAAAGGAAGTAAAGAATGTGAAAACAGAGTTG GTATTGTACAATGAAAGGAGCAGTGAAGACAGTGGTGTTGTTTCTGACCTTAAAAAGGCTCAACTTATCTGA